A genomic segment from Triticum dicoccoides isolate Atlit2015 ecotype Zavitan chromosome 1A, WEW_v2.0, whole genome shotgun sequence encodes:
- the LOC119368285 gene encoding PRA1 family protein F3-like, with protein MSKYGTIPISSSSSDAPPPGSSPLDFISRAKACGASALATRQPWRELADPKALAVPRGLGDAYLRARANLAHFSMNYAIVVLGVVFLSLLWHPFSLIVFLACMVAWVFLYFLRDVPLALFGHTIGDGVVLAVLSALTLILLLLTGATGNILTSLLVGLVLVLLHALLHRPADSIDEEAGRWYTSVTPPQPY; from the coding sequence ATGTCGAAGTACGGAACCatccccatctcctcctcctcctccgatgcCCCGCCTCCCGGCTCCTCTCCGCTCGACTTCATCTCCCGGGCCAAGGCCTGCGGCGCGTCGGCACTCGCGACGCGCCAACCCTGGCGTGAGCTGGCCGACCCAAAGGCCCTCGCGGTGCCCCGGGGGCTAGGGGACGCCTACCTCCGCGCCCGCGCCAACCTCGCGCATTTCTCCATGAATTACGCCATCGTggtcctcggcgtcgtcttcctcTCCCTGCTCTGGCACCCCTTCTCCCTCATCGTCTTCCTCGCCTGCATGGTCGCCTGGGTCTTCCTCTACTTCCTCCGCGACGTCCCACTCGCTCTCTTCGGCCACACCATCGGTGACGGCGTCGTGCTCGCCGTCCTCTCGGCCCTCACGCTCATCCTGCTCCTGCTCACCGGAGCTACCGGCAACATCCTCACCTCGCTGCTCGTCGGGCTGGTGCTCGTCCTGCTGCACGCCTTGCTGCATCGCCCCGCGGACAGCATCGACGAGGAGGCCGGACGGTGGTACACATCCGTCACACCACCGCAGCCGTACTAG